In Arthrobacter sp. SLBN-112, a genomic segment contains:
- a CDS encoding DUF349 domain-containing protein yields MTDSQKSDETATDLTVAAASDTSEGAGTEADNAQAATAPEESTPAEAPDAAPAPAPVPRPSAPSPAAFASRPKPAAAAPAAAPVPAAPGTSVAEASKWGRVEGDGHVYLTIDGGEHPVGQYPGVSGEEALIYFARKYDDVVAQIVLLEQRVSSKAPSTDMQKTVTHLHEQLAERNMVGDLRAAEARLEKLAGQISELEKAEKAEHDAVRAAELAAREAIVAEAEEISGQDPAQTQWKTSSARMNELFENWKVAQKSGVRLGRSNEDALWKRFRAARTVFDRHRRAYFSQLDSNNSAAKAAKEKLIAEAEALSTSTDWGFAAGEYRRLMDQWKASPRASRKDDDALWARFRAAQDVFFTSRQAANDEIDQEYTANLAVKEELLAEANAILPVNDLAAAKKALQSVRDRWEEAGKVPRADMGRIEAGLRKVEDAVRHAEDEQWQRSDPERKARTNSALSQLESAIAGLQEDLVKAEKSGDQRKIKAAQEALEARQAWLDQIQRSASELS; encoded by the coding sequence GTGACAGACAGTCAGAAATCCGACGAAACAGCAACAGACCTGACCGTGGCGGCGGCCTCGGACACCAGCGAAGGCGCCGGCACCGAGGCAGACAACGCCCAGGCAGCCACGGCCCCGGAAGAATCCACTCCTGCGGAAGCTCCTGACGCGGCCCCGGCACCGGCTCCAGTTCCCCGGCCTTCCGCACCGTCTCCTGCCGCGTTCGCGTCGCGTCCGAAGCCTGCCGCCGCCGCCCCTGCCGCTGCACCCGTACCTGCCGCGCCCGGCACGTCCGTCGCCGAGGCCTCCAAGTGGGGCAGGGTGGAAGGGGACGGCCACGTTTACCTGACCATCGACGGCGGTGAACACCCGGTTGGGCAGTACCCCGGCGTCAGCGGTGAGGAAGCGCTGATCTACTTCGCGCGGAAGTACGACGACGTCGTGGCCCAGATCGTCCTCTTGGAACAGCGCGTCAGCTCCAAGGCTCCCAGCACTGACATGCAGAAGACGGTGACGCACCTGCATGAACAGCTCGCCGAGCGGAACATGGTGGGTGACCTCCGCGCCGCCGAGGCCAGGCTGGAAAAGCTTGCCGGCCAGATCTCGGAACTGGAAAAAGCCGAAAAGGCCGAGCACGACGCCGTCCGCGCCGCTGAGCTCGCCGCCCGGGAAGCCATTGTGGCCGAAGCCGAGGAGATTTCCGGCCAGGATCCCGCGCAGACCCAGTGGAAAACCTCCAGCGCCCGGATGAACGAGCTGTTCGAGAACTGGAAAGTCGCGCAGAAGAGCGGTGTGCGCCTGGGCCGCAGCAACGAGGATGCGCTGTGGAAGCGGTTCAGGGCTGCCCGCACCGTTTTTGACCGCCACCGCCGGGCATACTTCTCCCAGCTGGACAGCAACAACTCCGCGGCAAAGGCCGCCAAGGAAAAGCTGATCGCCGAGGCCGAGGCCTTGTCCACGTCAACGGACTGGGGCTTCGCCGCCGGCGAGTACCGCCGGTTGATGGACCAATGGAAGGCGTCGCCGCGGGCCAGCCGCAAGGATGATGACGCGCTCTGGGCCAGGTTCCGCGCCGCCCAGGACGTCTTCTTCACGTCCCGCCAGGCTGCGAACGACGAGATCGACCAGGAATACACGGCCAACCTCGCCGTCAAGGAGGAGCTGCTGGCCGAGGCCAACGCGATTCTCCCGGTGAACGACCTCGCAGCCGCAAAGAAGGCATTGCAGTCCGTCCGTGACCGCTGGGAAGAGGCCGGCAAGGTTCCCCGGGCAGACATGGGCCGGATCGAGGCCGGCCTGCGGAAGGTGGAAGATGCTGTCCGCCACGCCGAAGACGAGCAGTGGCAGCGGTCCGACCCGGAGCGCAAGGCCCGCACCAACAGCGCGCTGTCCCAGCTGGAATCTGCCATTGCGGGCCTCCAGGAGGACCTCGTGAAGGCGGAGAAGAGCGGCGACCAGCGCAAGATCAAGGCCGCACAGGAAGCGCTCGAAGCCCGCCAGGCGTGGCTGGACCAGATCCAGCGGTCGGCCAGCGAGCTGTCCTGA
- a CDS encoding peptidylprolyl isomerase produces the protein MAASSRSARETKRRIQQMEAKRELRRSQDKRRKRDNIVAAGAGATAVVLAVVLQLTAFAGNPTEDEYAAAQAGLTEPSASASASATPSPQASNGANIPAADTAAGKTFSGELSLNGSPLGVEVDGTKAPQAAAVFKSLSDQGFFNGKTCHRLTTADQFGVLQCGSANGDGQGDPNYTWGPLENTPTDNTYPAGTIAVARTGNNAYGNGTQFFIVYKDTVINPDSAGGYTVVGKVTSGLDAVSKIAAAGITPGASDTDGAPIQPVTIDSFSLK, from the coding sequence TTGGCGGCCAGTTCACGCAGTGCCCGCGAAACAAAACGGCGCATCCAGCAAATGGAGGCCAAGCGCGAGCTGCGGCGCAGCCAGGACAAGCGGCGCAAACGCGACAACATCGTGGCCGCCGGCGCGGGAGCCACCGCCGTCGTGCTCGCCGTCGTGCTCCAACTCACCGCCTTCGCCGGGAATCCCACCGAAGACGAATACGCTGCAGCCCAAGCCGGCCTGACCGAACCGTCAGCGTCCGCAAGCGCCTCAGCCACCCCGTCTCCGCAGGCCTCCAACGGCGCGAACATTCCAGCTGCGGATACGGCCGCCGGCAAGACGTTCTCCGGTGAGCTCTCGCTGAACGGCAGCCCCCTCGGTGTCGAAGTGGACGGCACCAAGGCGCCACAGGCAGCCGCAGTGTTCAAGTCACTCAGTGATCAAGGCTTCTTCAACGGCAAGACCTGCCACCGCTTGACCACAGCGGACCAGTTCGGTGTTCTGCAGTGCGGCTCCGCCAATGGCGACGGCCAGGGTGACCCGAACTACACCTGGGGCCCCTTGGAAAACACCCCTACCGACAACACCTATCCCGCCGGGACCATCGCCGTGGCCCGCACCGGGAACAACGCCTACGGCAACGGAACCCAGTTCTTCATTGTGTACAAGGACACCGTGATCAACCCGGATTCGGCCGGAGGCTATACGGTGGTGGGCAAGGTGACGTCCGGGCTGGATGCGGTGTCCAAGATCGCCGCCGCAGGCATTACACCGGGGGCCAGCGACACAGACGGCGCACCGATTCAACCAGTCACGATAGACTCATTTTCTCTGAAGTAG
- the hisS gene encoding histidine--tRNA ligase, producing the protein MARTASLSGFPEWLPEERLVELHVLDTLRRVFELHGFASIETRAVETVGQLLRKGEIDKEVYGLSRLQEDDSDNPVKGGKADPHALALHFDLTVPFARYVVENAGYLAFPFRRYQIQKVWRGERPQEGRAREFTQADIDVVGDGELPFRYDVEIALVIAEALSALPIPDFRLRINNRKLAEGFYRGIGLDDTAGVLRSIDKLEKIGPAKVAELLKTELGASDEQAAKALQLAAIRTEDTSFVAKVHALGVSDDLLDEGLDELEQVIDAAVQRAPGKVLADLSIARGLDYYTGTVVETVLVGHEQLGSICSGGRYDALASKGNRKFPGVGLSIGVTRLVSRILSQDLAKASRSVPTAVLVALSHDDSWGAAQDVAALLRSRGIPTEVAAKAEKFGKQIKFADRRGIPFVWFTDDDGTHQVKDIRTGAQVVAAPETWVPPVEDLTVQVNTTTAATASV; encoded by the coding sequence ATGGCACGCACCGCCTCCCTGTCCGGATTCCCCGAGTGGCTTCCCGAGGAGCGGCTGGTGGAGCTGCATGTGCTCGATACCCTGCGCCGGGTCTTTGAACTGCACGGGTTCGCCTCGATCGAGACCCGCGCGGTGGAAACGGTGGGCCAGCTGTTGCGCAAGGGCGAGATCGACAAGGAAGTGTACGGACTCAGCAGGCTGCAGGAGGACGACAGCGACAACCCCGTCAAGGGCGGCAAGGCTGATCCCCACGCGCTTGCACTGCATTTTGACCTGACAGTTCCGTTTGCCCGGTACGTCGTGGAAAACGCCGGCTACCTTGCATTCCCGTTCCGCCGGTACCAGATCCAGAAGGTGTGGCGCGGCGAGCGGCCCCAGGAAGGCCGGGCCCGCGAGTTCACCCAGGCAGACATCGACGTTGTGGGAGACGGCGAGCTGCCGTTCCGCTACGACGTGGAGATTGCCCTGGTCATCGCCGAGGCCCTCAGCGCGCTTCCCATCCCGGACTTCCGGCTCCGGATCAACAACCGCAAGCTGGCTGAAGGCTTCTACCGGGGGATCGGGCTCGATGACACGGCCGGCGTGCTCCGCAGCATCGACAAGCTCGAAAAAATCGGTCCCGCCAAGGTGGCCGAGCTGCTGAAGACAGAGCTCGGTGCCTCTGACGAGCAGGCGGCCAAGGCCCTGCAGCTGGCAGCCATCCGTACGGAAGACACCTCCTTCGTGGCTAAGGTGCATGCCCTGGGAGTCAGCGATGACCTCCTGGACGAGGGCCTGGACGAACTGGAGCAGGTGATCGACGCTGCCGTGCAGCGGGCCCCCGGAAAGGTCCTGGCGGACCTGAGCATCGCCCGCGGCCTGGACTATTACACCGGCACCGTCGTGGAGACCGTCCTGGTGGGCCATGAACAGCTGGGATCCATCTGCTCCGGCGGCCGTTACGACGCCCTTGCATCAAAGGGCAACCGAAAGTTCCCGGGAGTGGGCCTGTCCATCGGTGTCACCCGCCTGGTGTCCCGGATCCTCAGCCAGGACCTGGCCAAGGCCTCCCGTTCCGTGCCCACGGCCGTGCTGGTGGCCCTGAGCCATGACGACAGCTGGGGCGCCGCACAGGACGTTGCTGCCTTGCTTCGAAGCAGGGGCATTCCCACCGAAGTTGCGGCGAAGGCGGAGAAATTCGGCAAGCAGATCAAGTTCGCTGACCGGCGGGGAATCCCGTTCGTATGGTTCACGGACGACGACGGCACCCACCAGGTCAAGGACATCCGGACCGGCGCGCAAGTGGTGGCCGCCCCGGAGACCTGGGTGCCGCCGGTGGAGGACCTCACCGTCCAGGTCAACACCACAACGGCTGCGACAGCGTCCGTCTAG
- a CDS encoding APC family permease produces MGQPQQLQRRLGTFDATAIGLGSMLGAGVFVVFAPAAALAGNLLVLSVVIAGVVAYCNAVASAALAAKYPTSGGTYVYGRKQLGEWPGFVAGWGFVTGKTASCAAMALTFGSYVAPDYAAPVAVGAVVALTGVNLLGITRTALLTRILLCFVVAILVFVAVAAALGPHPAAILSGAGSGGPAGVLPAAGLMFFAFAGYARIATLGEEVKDPTRSIPRAILAALAAAFAIYLLLALLLQAHLGSRLATARTPLLDAVLGSQLAAGAPLVQAGAAAACLGALLALITGVGRTTLAMARERDLPGPLGKVGGTHTVPFVAELAVAAVVVLLLLTTDVMTVVGFSSFGVLVYYAVANASAYTLDAHPGYAPRWLNAAGFLGCVVLAFTLPPAPVLTMAAVLAAGVAGRWLVLRFRQHQPGR; encoded by the coding sequence ATGGGCCAACCTCAGCAACTTCAACGCAGGCTCGGCACCTTCGATGCCACCGCTATTGGCCTTGGCTCCATGCTGGGCGCCGGCGTGTTCGTGGTATTCGCCCCGGCCGCGGCCCTGGCCGGGAACCTGCTGGTCCTGTCCGTGGTCATTGCCGGCGTCGTGGCGTACTGCAATGCGGTAGCCTCTGCGGCACTCGCCGCGAAGTACCCCACCAGCGGCGGAACCTATGTTTATGGCCGGAAACAACTGGGCGAGTGGCCGGGCTTCGTGGCCGGCTGGGGGTTCGTCACCGGCAAAACGGCGTCTTGCGCGGCAATGGCCCTGACCTTCGGCAGTTACGTTGCACCGGACTACGCTGCCCCGGTGGCGGTTGGCGCTGTGGTTGCCCTGACCGGCGTCAACCTTCTCGGCATCACCCGCACTGCCCTGCTCACGCGGATCCTGCTGTGCTTCGTGGTGGCGATCCTGGTGTTCGTCGCCGTGGCCGCGGCGCTCGGCCCACATCCTGCCGCGATCCTGTCCGGTGCAGGTTCCGGCGGGCCGGCCGGGGTCCTCCCAGCAGCCGGGCTGATGTTCTTCGCCTTCGCCGGCTACGCGCGGATCGCCACACTGGGGGAAGAAGTCAAAGACCCCACCCGGTCCATTCCGCGGGCTATCCTTGCCGCCCTGGCAGCCGCTTTCGCCATCTACCTGCTGCTCGCTTTGCTCCTGCAGGCCCATCTGGGGAGCCGGCTCGCTACTGCCAGGACTCCCCTGCTGGACGCGGTTCTGGGGTCGCAGCTGGCGGCGGGCGCACCGCTGGTGCAGGCCGGTGCCGCCGCCGCGTGCCTGGGCGCCCTGCTCGCGCTGATTACGGGAGTAGGGCGAACAACGCTCGCCATGGCGCGGGAACGTGACCTTCCCGGTCCCCTGGGCAAGGTGGGCGGCACCCACACCGTTCCGTTCGTCGCCGAACTGGCCGTGGCCGCCGTCGTGGTCCTGCTCCTGTTGACCACGGACGTGATGACCGTGGTGGGCTTCTCAAGCTTCGGGGTGCTGGTTTATTACGCAGTTGCGAACGCCTCCGCCTACACTCTTGACGCGCACCCCGGCTACGCCCCGCGCTGGCTGAACGCGGCCGGCTTCCTGGGGTGCGTGGTCCTGGCCTTCACGCTGCCGCCGGCGCCGGTGCTGACCATGGCAGCGGTGCTCGCAGCGGGGGTGGCCGGGCGCTGGCTGGTGCTGCGGTTCCGGCAGCACCAGCCCGGCCGGTAA
- the aspS gene encoding aspartate--tRNA ligase has protein sequence MLRTHDLGSLRSEHIGQTVTLAGWVGRRRDHGGVAFVDLRDASGVSQVVVREEEVFHGLRNEYVLQVKGTVSRRPEGNENPALATGEIEVIAEDVTILNTSDPLPFQIDEHVEVGEEARLKHRYLDLRRPGPSRNLRLRSEANRVARELLHDEGFVEIETPTLTRSTPEGARDFLVPARLAPGSWYALPQSPQLFKQLLQVGGFEKYYQIARCYRDEDFRADRQPEFTQLDIEASFVDQDDIIRLGENIVKAVWQLIGVDIPTPIQRITYADAMARYGSDKPDLRFGQELTELTEFFKDTNFGVFKAPYVGAVVMPGGASQARRALDAWQEWAKQRGAKGLAYVLYKEDGALAGPVAKNLTEIERAGLADAVGAKPGDCIFFAAGEKTPSRALLGAARVEIGHRTGLIDPTAWAFCWVVDAPMFEPAAAAIASGDVAVGGGKWTAVHHAFTSPKPEFLDTFDKDPESALSYAYDIVCNGNEIGGGSIRIHQRDVQERVFELMGLDKEDAQTKFGFLLEGFKYGAPPHGGIAFGWDRVVSLLAGVESIRDVIAFPKSGGGHDPLTEAPAPITPQQRKEAGVDFKPEAKKPEEKKPEEKK, from the coding sequence GTGCTGCGCACACATGACCTCGGATCCCTTCGTTCCGAGCACATTGGACAAACCGTAACCCTGGCCGGCTGGGTGGGCCGCCGTCGTGATCACGGTGGTGTGGCCTTCGTTGACTTGCGCGATGCTTCCGGTGTCTCGCAGGTGGTGGTGCGTGAAGAAGAGGTCTTCCATGGCCTGCGCAACGAATACGTCCTGCAGGTCAAGGGCACTGTTTCCCGGCGCCCCGAGGGCAACGAGAACCCGGCCCTGGCCACGGGTGAGATCGAGGTCATTGCTGAGGACGTCACCATCCTCAACACCTCCGACCCGCTGCCCTTCCAGATTGACGAGCATGTCGAGGTGGGCGAGGAAGCGCGCCTCAAGCACCGCTACCTCGACCTTCGCCGTCCGGGCCCCAGCAGGAACCTGCGCCTCCGCTCCGAGGCCAACCGGGTGGCCCGCGAACTGCTCCACGATGAGGGCTTCGTGGAAATCGAGACTCCCACGCTGACCCGCTCCACGCCGGAAGGTGCCCGCGACTTCCTGGTTCCGGCACGCCTGGCACCGGGTTCCTGGTATGCGCTCCCGCAGTCGCCGCAGCTGTTCAAGCAGTTGCTGCAGGTGGGCGGCTTTGAGAAGTATTACCAGATCGCCCGCTGCTACCGGGACGAGGACTTCCGTGCGGACCGGCAGCCGGAATTCACGCAGCTGGACATCGAGGCCAGCTTCGTCGACCAGGACGACATCATCCGGCTGGGTGAAAACATCGTCAAGGCGGTGTGGCAGCTCATCGGAGTCGATATTCCCACGCCGATCCAGCGCATCACGTACGCAGACGCCATGGCGCGCTATGGTTCCGACAAGCCGGACCTTCGCTTCGGGCAGGAACTGACGGAGCTCACCGAGTTCTTCAAAGACACCAACTTCGGCGTCTTCAAGGCACCCTATGTTGGTGCCGTCGTCATGCCTGGGGGCGCCTCGCAGGCACGCCGGGCCCTTGATGCCTGGCAGGAATGGGCCAAGCAGCGCGGCGCCAAGGGTCTTGCCTACGTCCTGTACAAGGAAGACGGCGCGCTCGCCGGACCGGTCGCAAAGAACCTCACCGAGATCGAGCGTGCGGGACTGGCCGACGCGGTTGGCGCCAAGCCCGGCGACTGCATCTTCTTCGCGGCCGGTGAGAAGACGCCATCCCGCGCCCTGCTGGGCGCTGCACGCGTGGAAATCGGCCACCGTACCGGCCTGATCGACCCCACCGCGTGGGCTTTCTGCTGGGTTGTGGACGCTCCCATGTTCGAGCCTGCTGCCGCCGCCATCGCCTCAGGTGACGTAGCGGTTGGTGGCGGCAAGTGGACCGCCGTCCACCACGCCTTCACTTCGCCGAAGCCCGAGTTCCTGGACACCTTTGACAAAGACCCGGAGTCGGCGCTGTCCTACGCTTACGACATCGTGTGCAACGGCAACGAAATCGGCGGCGGCTCCATCCGTATCCACCAGCGCGACGTGCAGGAGCGGGTCTTTGAACTCATGGGCCTGGACAAGGAAGACGCGCAGACCAAGTTCGGCTTCCTGCTGGAGGGCTTCAAGTACGGCGCACCTCCGCACGGCGGCATCGCCTTCGGCTGGGACCGCGTCGTTTCGCTGCTCGCCGGTGTGGAATCCATCCGCGACGTCATCGCCTTCCCGAAGTCCGGCGGCGGCCACGACCCGCTCACGGAGGCACCGGCACCCATCACGCCGCAGCAGCGCAAAGAAGCCGGCGTGGACTTCAAGCCGGAGGCCAAAAAGCCGGAAGAGAAGAAGCCCGAAGAGAAGAAGTAG
- a CDS encoding GNAT family N-acetyltransferase, protein MDAAWPALERHEAGTWVLRAAHGVTQRANSIWPRAASAGQPDGDLARLLADARAWYRRRRLPVIFQLFDNPAMAALNDLLDAERFTRQSETVVMTRSATAGGAPWAGRANHAIELSPMPSEDWLRVWWEVDGRGGEDALATARAILEGCPSVYALARDNAGRAAAVGRLALPAGSPLGGVYGMATRPDARRHGYAAAILRALLHVGGERGVTDFWLLVTAPNHGAQALYSRAGFAVSGRYLYRQEPPRRSLTGC, encoded by the coding sequence ATGGACGCTGCGTGGCCGGCCCTTGAACGGCATGAAGCCGGCACCTGGGTGCTCCGGGCGGCGCACGGCGTCACGCAGCGGGCCAACTCCATCTGGCCGCGTGCCGCGTCCGCCGGCCAACCTGACGGCGACCTCGCCCGTCTGCTCGCCGACGCCAGGGCCTGGTACCGCCGCCGCCGGCTGCCGGTGATCTTCCAGCTCTTCGACAATCCCGCGATGGCAGCGCTCAACGACTTGCTCGACGCCGAGCGCTTCACCCGGCAGTCCGAGACCGTGGTCATGACGCGCAGCGCTACCGCAGGCGGTGCCCCTTGGGCCGGCCGGGCAAACCATGCAATTGAACTGTCACCGATGCCGTCCGAGGACTGGCTGCGGGTCTGGTGGGAGGTCGACGGCCGCGGAGGCGAGGACGCCCTCGCCACGGCCCGGGCAATCCTCGAAGGGTGCCCGTCGGTGTACGCGTTGGCGCGGGACAACGCCGGCCGTGCCGCCGCCGTCGGGCGCCTTGCCCTTCCGGCCGGCAGCCCCCTCGGCGGCGTTTACGGCATGGCCACACGCCCTGACGCGCGCCGCCATGGGTACGCGGCAGCCATTCTCCGGGCCCTGCTGCACGTCGGTGGGGAACGGGGCGTGACGGACTTCTGGCTGCTTGTTACGGCGCCGAACCATGGGGCCCAGGCGCTGTATTCCAGAGCCGGCTTCGCCGTGTCCGGCCGCTATCTGTACCGTCAGGAACCGCCCCGTCGGTCGCTGACCGGCTGCTGA